In Octopus bimaculoides isolate UCB-OBI-ISO-001 chromosome 14, ASM119413v2, whole genome shotgun sequence, the following are encoded in one genomic region:
- the LOC106870063 gene encoding zinc finger protein ZFP2 isoform X3, with protein MEKLHREKGIPGDVCSKTQYTNDKSGVRDVCNKSQFSNVKLNPADICSKAQFPSVSSTMTSQRIAHVGEKPLHNSIYDSQFVQGCYLQPHGLVTNNQKLFHVDVYNKQLSPNCYIPTHERGHTGEKQQQQQQQQQQQQQQQQQQQQQQQQQQQQQQQQQQPPQQQQTQHQQQPPQQQQTQHQQQPPQQQQTQHQQQPPQQQQTQHQQHLQQQLQQQQQQHQQQSQSGPICQKQPVISKAMPIASKSQVCSKLYHCDLCPKQFVRRNTLEMHRRIHTGEKLFHCSFCEKKFVHRDKLQIHERIHTGEKPFQCEYCPKKFSRKDKLKIHNSSHTGEKPYHCSYCPKCFVQRDKLKIHERIHTGEKPFHCEFCPKQFSRSDKLQLHRRTHTET; from the exons ATGGAGAAGCTTCACCGAGAAAAGGGGATTCCTGGGGATGTTTGTAGCAAAACTCAATACACAAATGACAAATCAGGGGTCAGAGATGTTTGTAATAAGTCTCAGTTTTCCAATGTTAAGTTAAACCCTGCAGATATTTGCAGTAAGGCCCAATTTCCTTCTGTCTCAAGCACCATGACATCACAGAGGATTGCACATGTTGGGGAGAAGCCCCTGCACAACAGCATCTATGACAGCCAGTTTGTGCAGGGCTGCTATCTTCAGCCCCATGGACTCGTCACTAACAATCAGAAACTGTTCCATGTCGATGTCTACAACAAACAACTGTCACCGAACTGCTATATACCGACTCATGAAAGAGGTCATACGGgggagaaacaacagcaacaacaacagcagcagcagcagcagcaacaacaacagcagcaacaacaacaacaacagcagcaacaacaacaacaacagcagcagcaacaacaaccacctcaACAACAGCAGacacagcatcagcaacaaccac ctcaACAACAGCAGacacagcatcagcaacaaccacCTCAACAACAGCAGacacagcatcagcaacaaccacCTCAACAACAGCAGACACAGCATCAGCAACACCTacagcaacagctgcagcagcagcagcaacaacatcaacaacagtctCAAAGTGGTCCTATTTGTCAAAAGCAGCCAGTCATAAGCAAGGCCATGCCCATTGCTTCAAAATCTCAAGTGTGTTCCAAACTCTATCACTGTGATCTTTGCCCGAAGCAGTTTGTGCGTCGAAATACTTTAGAAATGCACAGACGGATCCACACGGGAGAGAAACTGTTTCATTGTAGCTTCTgtgaaaagaaatttgtccatcGAGATAAACTTCAGATCCATGAGAGgattcacactggagagaaaccattccagtGTGAATATTGCCCAAAGAAGTTTTCTCGGAAAGACAAGTTAAAAATTCACAATAGTTCACACACgggagagaaaccgtatcattgtAGTTATTGTCCAAAATGTTTTGTGCAACGAGACAAATTGAAAATCCATGAGAGGatccacacaggagagaaacctttccATTGTGAGTTCTGCCCAAAGCAGTTCTCTCGGAGTGACAAGCTGCAGTTGCATCGACGGacacatacag aaaCATAA
- the LOC106870063 gene encoding zinc finger protein ZFP2 isoform X2: MEKLHREKGIPGDVCSKTQYTNDKSGVRDVCNKSQFSNVKLNPADICSKAQFPSVSSTMTSQRIAHVGEKPLHNSIYDSQFVQGCYLQPHGLVTNNQKLFHVDVYNKQLSPNCYIPTHERGHTGEKQQQQQQQQQQQQQQQQQQQQQQQQQQQQQQQQQQPPQQQQTQHQQQPPQQQQTQHQQQPPQQQQTQHQQQPPQQQQTQHQQHLQQQLQQQQQQHQQQSQSGPICQKQPVISKAMPIASKSQVCSKLYHCDLCPKQFVRRNTLEMHRRIHTGEKLFHCSFCEKKFVHRDKLQIHERIHTGEKPFQCEYCPKKFSRKDKLKIHNSSHTGEKPYHCSYCPKCFVQRDKLKIHERIHTGEKPFHCEFCPKQFSRSDKLQLHRRTHTDSVALSR, translated from the exons ATGGAGAAGCTTCACCGAGAAAAGGGGATTCCTGGGGATGTTTGTAGCAAAACTCAATACACAAATGACAAATCAGGGGTCAGAGATGTTTGTAATAAGTCTCAGTTTTCCAATGTTAAGTTAAACCCTGCAGATATTTGCAGTAAGGCCCAATTTCCTTCTGTCTCAAGCACCATGACATCACAGAGGATTGCACATGTTGGGGAGAAGCCCCTGCACAACAGCATCTATGACAGCCAGTTTGTGCAGGGCTGCTATCTTCAGCCCCATGGACTCGTCACTAACAATCAGAAACTGTTCCATGTCGATGTCTACAACAAACAACTGTCACCGAACTGCTATATACCGACTCATGAAAGAGGTCATACGGgggagaaacaacagcaacaacaacagcagcagcagcagcagcaacaacaacagcagcaacaacaacaacaacagcagcaacaacaacaacaacagcagcagcaacaacaaccacctcaACAACAGCAGacacagcatcagcaacaaccac ctcaACAACAGCAGacacagcatcagcaacaaccacCTCAACAACAGCAGacacagcatcagcaacaaccacCTCAACAACAGCAGACACAGCATCAGCAACACCTacagcaacagctgcagcagcagcagcaacaacatcaacaacagtctCAAAGTGGTCCTATTTGTCAAAAGCAGCCAGTCATAAGCAAGGCCATGCCCATTGCTTCAAAATCTCAAGTGTGTTCCAAACTCTATCACTGTGATCTTTGCCCGAAGCAGTTTGTGCGTCGAAATACTTTAGAAATGCACAGACGGATCCACACGGGAGAGAAACTGTTTCATTGTAGCTTCTgtgaaaagaaatttgtccatcGAGATAAACTTCAGATCCATGAGAGgattcacactggagagaaaccattccagtGTGAATATTGCCCAAAGAAGTTTTCTCGGAAAGACAAGTTAAAAATTCACAATAGTTCACACACgggagagaaaccgtatcattgtAGTTATTGTCCAAAATGTTTTGTGCAACGAGACAAATTGAAAATCCATGAGAGGatccacacaggagagaaacctttccATTGTGAGTTCTGCCCAAAGCAGTTCTCTCGGAGTGACAAGCTGCAGTTGCATCGACGGacacatacag ATTCAGTAGCATTGAGCAGATGA
- the LOC106870063 gene encoding zinc finger protein ZFP2 isoform X4, which produces MEKLHREKGIPGDVCSKTQYTNDKSGVRDVCNKSQFSNVKLNPADICSKAQFPSVSSTMTSQRIAHVGEKPLHNSIYDSQFVQGCYLQPHGLVTNNQKLFHVDVYNKQLSPNCYIPTHERGHTGEKQQQQQQQQQQQQQQQQQQQQQQQQQQQQQQQQQQPPQQQQTQHQQQPPQQQQTQHQQQPPQQQQTQHQQQPPQQQQTQHQQHLQQQLQQQQQQHQQQSQSGPICQKQPVISKAMPIASKSQVCSKLYHCDLCPKQFVRRNTLEMHRRIHTGEKLFHCSFCEKKFVHRDKLQIHERIHTGEKPFQCEYCPKKFSRKDKLKIHNSSHTGEKPYHCSYCPKCFVQRDKLKIHERIHTGEKPFHCEFCPKQFSRSDKLQLHRRTHTG; this is translated from the exons ATGGAGAAGCTTCACCGAGAAAAGGGGATTCCTGGGGATGTTTGTAGCAAAACTCAATACACAAATGACAAATCAGGGGTCAGAGATGTTTGTAATAAGTCTCAGTTTTCCAATGTTAAGTTAAACCCTGCAGATATTTGCAGTAAGGCCCAATTTCCTTCTGTCTCAAGCACCATGACATCACAGAGGATTGCACATGTTGGGGAGAAGCCCCTGCACAACAGCATCTATGACAGCCAGTTTGTGCAGGGCTGCTATCTTCAGCCCCATGGACTCGTCACTAACAATCAGAAACTGTTCCATGTCGATGTCTACAACAAACAACTGTCACCGAACTGCTATATACCGACTCATGAAAGAGGTCATACGGgggagaaacaacagcaacaacaacagcagcagcagcagcagcaacaacaacagcagcaacaacaacaacaacagcagcaacaacaacaacaacagcagcagcaacaacaaccacctcaACAACAGCAGacacagcatcagcaacaaccac ctcaACAACAGCAGacacagcatcagcaacaaccacCTCAACAACAGCAGacacagcatcagcaacaaccacCTCAACAACAGCAGACACAGCATCAGCAACACCTacagcaacagctgcagcagcagcagcaacaacatcaacaacagtctCAAAGTGGTCCTATTTGTCAAAAGCAGCCAGTCATAAGCAAGGCCATGCCCATTGCTTCAAAATCTCAAGTGTGTTCCAAACTCTATCACTGTGATCTTTGCCCGAAGCAGTTTGTGCGTCGAAATACTTTAGAAATGCACAGACGGATCCACACGGGAGAGAAACTGTTTCATTGTAGCTTCTgtgaaaagaaatttgtccatcGAGATAAACTTCAGATCCATGAGAGgattcacactggagagaaaccattccagtGTGAATATTGCCCAAAGAAGTTTTCTCGGAAAGACAAGTTAAAAATTCACAATAGTTCACACACgggagagaaaccgtatcattgtAGTTATTGTCCAAAATGTTTTGTGCAACGAGACAAATTGAAAATCCATGAGAGGatccacacaggagagaaacctttccATTGTGAGTTCTGCCCAAAGCAGTTCTCTCGGAGTGACAAGCTGCAGTTGCATCGACGGacacatacag GTTAA
- the LOC106870063 gene encoding zinc finger protein ZFP2 isoform X1: MEKLHREKGIPGDVCSKTQYTNDKSGVRDVCNKSQFSNVKLNPADICSKAQFPSVSSTMTSQRIAHVGEKPLHNSIYDSQFVQGCYLQPHGLVTNNQKLFHVDVYNKQLSPNCYIPTHERGHTGEKQQQQQQQQQQQQQQQQQQQQQQQQQQQQQQQQQQPPQQQQTQHQQQPPQQQQTQHQQQPPQQQQTQHQQQPPQQQQTQHQQHLQQQLQQQQQQHQQQSQSGPICQKQPVISKAMPIASKSQVCSKLYHCDLCPKQFVRRNTLEMHRRIHTGEKLFHCSFCEKKFVHRDKLQIHERIHTGEKPFQCEYCPKKFSRKDKLKIHNSSHTGEKPYHCSYCPKCFVQRDKLKIHERIHTGEKPFHCEFCPKQFSRSDKLQLHRRTHTGEKLFNCNYCPKQFVQRDKLLIHERTHTGEKPYHCDICSRQFARSDKLQIHKRTHTGEKPFQCELCPKHFSQRYYLKVHIRTHTGEKPFHCDICPKQFARKDKLQIHRRGHTGEKPFQCEICYEQFMKKDELTIHKRIHIIHHNDAVNCEVCTQHLPNRLGIPIQQSPHSVEMPLNTEICSKPHCTEMDDLQLMKRPQKLPAKNNFLKPPSCKNIKEYTPMSTILWPILYPSTGLQNPQ; encoded by the exons ATGGAGAAGCTTCACCGAGAAAAGGGGATTCCTGGGGATGTTTGTAGCAAAACTCAATACACAAATGACAAATCAGGGGTCAGAGATGTTTGTAATAAGTCTCAGTTTTCCAATGTTAAGTTAAACCCTGCAGATATTTGCAGTAAGGCCCAATTTCCTTCTGTCTCAAGCACCATGACATCACAGAGGATTGCACATGTTGGGGAGAAGCCCCTGCACAACAGCATCTATGACAGCCAGTTTGTGCAGGGCTGCTATCTTCAGCCCCATGGACTCGTCACTAACAATCAGAAACTGTTCCATGTCGATGTCTACAACAAACAACTGTCACCGAACTGCTATATACCGACTCATGAAAGAGGTCATACGGgggagaaacaacagcaacaacaacagcagcagcagcagcagcaacaacaacagcagcaacaacaacaacaacagcagcaacaacaacaacaacagcagcagcaacaacaaccacctcaACAACAGCAGacacagcatcagcaacaaccac ctcaACAACAGCAGacacagcatcagcaacaaccacCTCAACAACAGCAGacacagcatcagcaacaaccacCTCAACAACAGCAGACACAGCATCAGCAACACCTacagcaacagctgcagcagcagcagcaacaacatcaacaacagtctCAAAGTGGTCCTATTTGTCAAAAGCAGCCAGTCATAAGCAAGGCCATGCCCATTGCTTCAAAATCTCAAGTGTGTTCCAAACTCTATCACTGTGATCTTTGCCCGAAGCAGTTTGTGCGTCGAAATACTTTAGAAATGCACAGACGGATCCACACGGGAGAGAAACTGTTTCATTGTAGCTTCTgtgaaaagaaatttgtccatcGAGATAAACTTCAGATCCATGAGAGgattcacactggagagaaaccattccagtGTGAATATTGCCCAAAGAAGTTTTCTCGGAAAGACAAGTTAAAAATTCACAATAGTTCACACACgggagagaaaccgtatcattgtAGTTATTGTCCAAAATGTTTTGTGCAACGAGACAAATTGAAAATCCATGAGAGGatccacacaggagagaaacctttccATTGTGAGTTCTGCCCAAAGCAGTTCTCTCGGAGTGACAAGCTGCAGTTGCATCGACGGacacatacaggtgagaaactGTTTAATTGTAACTATTGCCCAAAGCAATTTGTCCAGAGAGACAAATTGCTCATACACGAACGGAcgcacactggagagaaaccgtatcattgtgacatctgttCCAGACAATTTGCCCGGTCAGATAAGTTACAAAtccataaacgcacacatacgggTGAGAAGCCATTCCAGTGTGAATTGTGTCCGAAACACTTCTCTCAGAGATATTATCTGAAAGTTCATATACGGAcacatactggggaaaaaccttTCCATTGTGATATTTGTCCCAAACAGTTTGCTCGCAAGGATAAATTGCAAATTCATCGGAGAGgtcatacgggagagaaacccTTCCAGTGTGAGATTTGTTACGAGCAGTTTATGAAGAAGGACGAGTTGAcaatacataaacgtattcatattATTCATCATAATGATGCTGTCAACTGTGAGGTTTGCACCCAACACTTACCCAATAGATTAGGTATACCCATTCAGCAGAGCCCTCACTCCGTTGAAATGCCATTAAACACCGAAATCTGTTCGAAACCACATTGTACAGAGATGGATGATTTGCAGTTAATGAAACGACCCCAGAAGCTACCTGCCAAAAACAATTTTCTCAAGCCGCCTTCCTGTAAAAACATCAAAGAATACACTCCGATGAGCACGATTCTTTGGCCAATTTTATACCCCAGTACTGGCTTACAAAATCCTCAGTAG